Genomic window (Tolypothrix sp. NIES-4075):
TGGTTTTGCTCTCTGGTTCGGGTTCGGCTAATATTCCCTGGGTAGCCAAAGCTGTACTTTGTAATACCTGCTTCACAAGGTTAGGGGGGCTATCGTAGGAAAAGCCAATATTGATGCGTTGGTTATAAATGCGTTCTGGTTGGCTGTAATTATGGATTATTTCTTTGCCAATGAATTGATGAGGAACGACAATCACCTGGCGCTGGAGAGTTAGCAGGCGAACAGATCGCCAATTGATATCAATTACTTGCCCTTCGATCGCCTTGTCTTCGCTATTACCAACGCGCAACCAATCACCCACGCTGAAGGGACGTTCCAAAAGAAGCGCAATGCCAGACATGACGCTACCCAATGTGTCCTGAAGCGCCAAACCGATGACAATCGAGCTAACGCCTAATGCGGTAGCAAGACCTGCTAAATCTGCACCCCACACAGCCGCCAGCACGAATGCCATCCCCACAATCACCAAAAACAGCCGAGAAAGGTCAATCAGCAGTTTGGGCATTCGTGCCCGCCATGTATTTGCCTCAGCTTCTTCAAACAAAATCACATTCAAAAGCGAGAGACAGGCGTAGATAACAGATATCCAAAAAAGCGTTTCAACGAGTTTGGCAAAATTCCCGTTAACGTCAATTTTCAGGACATTCCTGATTAAAACCATCAACATTAAGACGGGCAAAACGAGGTTTTTGACAACCCGCAGCGTAGCCGCTACGGGTCTTCCGCGCCTTTTTAGATGATAAATAACCTCTCCTAGTAAAACTACCAGGAGTGGGAACCCTAATCCGACAATTATTGCCCAGGTCTGCCAATCGTTTGAAAAGCTTAAATTACTCATACACTTCCTTTGCTCCAACGCTTACGGTCAGCTTAGAATTTTTGAGTTGCCAACCCACTAGCTTTTCTTTTCCAGGTTCTTGAATTTCACCAAAGAATTCAAAATCGTAGATATCGTGCAGGCGATCGCACACATTTTGAGAAACTAAAATTCCTCCTACAGGACAAGCCGACTTCAAACGATTGGCAATATTTACAGTATCCCCCCAAACGTCGTAGAGCAATTTATTTTTGCCAATCACGCCTGCAACCACATCTCCGGAATTGATGCCTATTTCAACGTCTAAATGTAAACCT
Coding sequences:
- a CDS encoding mechanosensitive ion channel family protein → MSNLSFSNDWQTWAIIVGLGFPLLVVLLGEVIYHLKRRGRPVAATLRVVKNLVLPVLMLMVLIRNVLKIDVNGNFAKLVETLFWISVIYACLSLLNVILFEEAEANTWRARMPKLLIDLSRLFLVIVGMAFVLAAVWGADLAGLATALGVSSIVIGLALQDTLGSVMSGIALLLERPFSVGDWLRVGNSEDKAIEGQVIDINWRSVRLLTLQRQVIVVPHQFIGKEIIHNYSQPERIYNQRINIGFSYDSPPNLVKQVLQSTALATQGILAEPEPESKTTSYDETAIIYEVEFFIENFEDVEQILDRFMTRIWYAAQRNNLTLYRYRYELAVEAAAKADSASSKLAQSLHSIPGFMPLAREQKNLDDLAKGTILQQFGAGEKVIQQGEPGKALYIIIAGQALVTVTNEFGNELEVMTILRGEFFGEMALFSGEPSPVSIAAVDDLQVLVMYSDAVNTMIERQPSLGREIGQIIEARSKAVSMAQQADVSSNAEVELPFRI